One genomic window of Mesorhizobium sp. CAU 1732 includes the following:
- a CDS encoding KpsF/GutQ family sugar-phosphate isomerase has translation MQRKAITKPLDTALVSASALRTVRTEMSGLTALATALENNLAEPFAEAVETIGSITGRVIITGVGKSGHIGSKIAATLASTGTPAFFVHAAEANHGDLGMIATDDVIVALSWSGETAELRGIVAYARRFAIPLIAITSGIDSALARESTIVIALPKAAEACPHGLAPTTSTLMQLVVGDALAIALLEARGFTRDHFRTYHPGGKLGASLIKVGEIMHSGDELPLVRSGTGMREAVLEISRKGFGCVGIVSEDGVLQGIITDGDLRRHMDGDLLSRTVDEVMTRNPKCAEPDDLAGAVLQLVNASSITTVMVVEDGRPVGLVHMHDLLRIGAA, from the coding sequence ATGCAGAGAAAAGCGATCACCAAGCCCCTCGACACAGCCCTCGTCAGCGCCTCGGCGCTGCGCACGGTCCGCACCGAAATGAGCGGGCTTACGGCACTTGCAACAGCGCTCGAAAACAATCTGGCGGAGCCGTTCGCGGAAGCGGTCGAGACGATCGGCAGCATCACGGGCCGCGTGATCATCACGGGCGTCGGCAAGAGCGGGCATATCGGCTCGAAGATCGCCGCGACGCTCGCTTCGACCGGCACACCGGCGTTCTTCGTGCATGCGGCGGAGGCGAACCACGGCGATCTCGGCATGATCGCGACCGACGACGTGATCGTCGCCCTGTCCTGGTCCGGGGAAACGGCGGAGCTCAGGGGCATCGTCGCCTATGCACGACGCTTCGCGATCCCGCTGATCGCCATCACGTCGGGTATCGACTCCGCGCTTGCGCGCGAATCCACCATCGTGATTGCCCTGCCCAAGGCGGCCGAAGCCTGTCCGCACGGCCTAGCCCCCACGACATCGACCCTAATGCAACTCGTCGTCGGCGATGCTCTGGCGATCGCCCTGCTCGAAGCACGCGGTTTCACTCGCGACCATTTCCGCACCTATCATCCGGGCGGAAAATTGGGAGCGAGTCTCATCAAGGTCGGCGAGATCATGCATAGCGGCGACGAGCTTCCGCTGGTGCGCAGCGGCACGGGCATGCGCGAAGCGGTTCTGGAAATCTCGCGCAAGGGTTTTGGCTGCGTCGGCATCGTCTCGGAGGATGGTGTTCTTCAGGGCATCATCACCGATGGCGACCTGCGCCGTCACATGGACGGCGACCTGCTTTCGCGGACCGTCGACGAGGTGATGACCCGCAACCCGAAATGCGCCGAGCCCGACGATCTGGCAGGTGCGGTGCTGCAACTGGTCAACGCATCCTCGATCACGACCGTGATGGTTGTCGAGGACGGCAGGCCCGTCGGCCTCGTTCACATGCACGATCTCTTGCGGATCGGCGCAGCCTAA